A part of Periophthalmus magnuspinnatus isolate fPerMag1 chromosome 14, fPerMag1.2.pri, whole genome shotgun sequence genomic DNA contains:
- the timm10b gene encoding mitochondrial import inner membrane translocase subunit Tim10 B, whose product MMEPDSQLRNLRDFLLVYNRMTETCFQRCSSNFNYRSLTMDEERCVDNCAGKLIRSNHRLMATYVNLMPRMVQRRMEEMESKAAENAKLEAAAAASASVGPESQLTAQNSLELSTDQVGQSEVTPLTPVTENMNSVEGKTSLNAGLTGSQNVELSQSVYTSPTPLSEDVPMSTASVPQMSTEKPASPE is encoded by the exons ATGATGGAGCCTGACTCACAACTGCGAAAT CTGCGGGATTTTCTTCTCGTTTACAACCGTATGACAGAGACCTGCTTCCAACGGTGCTCCAGCAACTTCAACTACAGAAGCCTCACCATGGACGAG GAGCGCTGTGTGGACAACTGTGCTGGGAAGCTGATCCGTTCTAACCACCGCCTGATGGCTACTTATGTGAACCTCATGCCTCGTATGGTGCAACGGCgcatggaggagatggagagcaAGGCAGCTGAAAATGCAAAGCTAGAGGCTGCAGCCGCGGCATCAGCCAGTGTGGGACCTGAATCTCAATTGACAGCTCAAAACTCACTAGAACTGAGCACGGACCAAGTTGGACAATCAGAAGTCACACCACTTACACCTGTTACTGAAAATATGAACAGTGTAGAAGGCAAGACCTCGCTTAATGCAGGTTTAACTGGATCCCAAAATGTAGAATTGTCTCAGTCTGTTTATACATCACCAACACCCTTATCTGAAGATGTTCCCATGTCCACAGCTTCTGTCCCACAAATGTCCACAGAAAAGCCTGCTAGCCCAGAATAA